The following proteins are encoded in a genomic region of Arachis stenosperma cultivar V10309 chromosome 4, arast.V10309.gnm1.PFL2, whole genome shotgun sequence:
- the LOC130973739 gene encoding defective in cullin neddylation protein AAR3 isoform X2 — protein MDASRIDIFEIYRRFSDIKSGHGFVVGDEGYRQDSDIQKAKLSREALTQLSKLVESRVSTGATIFDELSILMSRLELVADFSEFTRFYDFVFFMCRENGQKNISVSRAVTAWKLVLAGRFPLLHQWCDFVKKNQRYNISEDTWQQVLAFSWCTRDNLDGYDPEGAWPVLIDDFVEHMYSISGSCYDNSSFRCNCGDPESKPCVFKDTLPELRSISSLKRKLPEDTGKSNMEYSNMSEDLVSSNCKRSRAHDTVDWEDNPPGNTTEDCMETSRQNSPLCSSKSPCAVEGCLSKGFAGLFSASSYVQFGRERRASFR, from the exons ATGGATGCATCTCGGATCGATATATTTGAGATTTATAGAAGATTCTCCG ATATAAAATCAGGACATGGATTTGTTGTTGGAGATGAAGGGTACAGGCAGGACAGTGACATTCAGAAAGCTAAGCTTTCAAGGGAGGCATTGACACAGCTCTCCAAGTTGGTTGAGTCCAGAGTTAGTACAGG GGCAACAATTTTTGATGAACTTTCAATCCTCATGTCACGGTTGGAGTTGGTG GCAGACTTTTCAGAATTCACTCGGTTCTAtgattttgttttcttcatgtgtcGCGAGAATGGTCAAAAGAATATTT CTGTAAGCAGGGCAGTAACTGCTTGGAAATTAGTTCTTGCTGGGCGCTTTCCACTGCTTCATCAATGGTGTGACTTTGTTAAG AAAAATCAACGGTACAACATCTCCGAGGATACTTGGCAGCAGGTTCTAGCTTTTAGCTGGTGTACACGCGATAATCTGGACGGGTATGATCCTGAAG GTGCTTGGCCTGTTTTAATAGATGATTTTGTTGAGCATATGTACAG TATATCAGGATCATGCTATGATAATTCCAGCTTTCGTTGTAACTGTGGTGATCCAGAATCCAAGCCATGTGTTTTCAAGGACACACTTCCTG AACTAAGAAGTATTTCCAGCCTGAAGCGGAAATTACCTGAGGACACAGGGAAAAGTAATATGGAGTATTCAAATATGTCTGAGGACTTGGTTTCTTCAAACTGTAAAAGAAGTAGAGCTCATGATACAGTGGATTGGGAGGACAATCCGCCAGGGAATACAACAGAGGACTGTATGGAAACAAGTAGACAAAACAGTCCCTTGTGCTCATCTAAGTCCCCGTGTGCTGTTGAAGGTTGTCTATCGAAGGGATTTGCAGGACTATTTTCGGCTAGTTCCTATGTGCAGTTTGGTAGGGAAAGGAGGGCTTCTTTTAGATGA
- the LOC130973738 gene encoding granule-bound starch synthase 2, chloroplastic/amyloplastic-like, translating to MMASLGSLPFVLETNVESLVLLDTRSSYHSPRFLVCGIKGSCFGHSERLGLCWCKRVLWRSKKVRPIACKSFGKDEYEDGSKDVVHATIEKRKKVLALQRDLLQQISERKKLISSIDSDNISKPEGGSISYEHGTNGRSHSFENQNGNILGIYGGFDESNQDVRVPPPEPASLRLDSLPAFFTNGTENSSLKVKNHDGVIESSLKNITNESNEIGSEGEITQPLAGTNVMNVIVVAAECAPWSKTGGLGDVVGSLPKALAKRGHRVMVVAPRYGNYIEPQDTGVRKTYRVDGHDMEVRYFQAYIDGVDFVFIESPMFHNLEHNIYAGSRLDILKRMILFCKAAVEVPWHVPCGGVCYGDGNLAFIANDWHTSLLPVYLKAYYRDQGLMKYTRSVLVIHNIAHQGRGPVDDFFYVDLAEHYTDLFKLYDPIGGDHFNIFAAGLKSADCVVTVSHGYSWELKTSEGGWGLHGIINDNGWKLRGIVNGIDNKDWNPKFDVHLKSDGYINYSLETLHTGKPQCKAALQKELGLPVREDIPVIGFIGRLDPQKGIDLIAEAVPWMMGQDVQLIMLGSGRPDLEQMLRNFENQHNDKIRSWVGFSVKTAHRITAGADILLMPSRFEPCGLNQLYAMAYGTVPVVHAVGGLRDTVKPFDPFNETGLGWTFESAESGKLIHALGNCLLTYREYKESWEGLQRRGMTQDLSWDNAAQQYEEVLLAAKYQW from the exons ATGATGGCATCATTGGGATCTTTGCCATTTGTATTGGAAACTAATGTTGAGTCTCTGGTGCTGCTTGACACAAGAAGCAGCTATCATTCTCCCCGGTTTCTGGTTTGTGGCATAAAGGGTTCATGTTTTGGGCATTCTGAAAGGTTGGGGTTGTGTTGGTGCAAGAGGGTGTTATGGAGGAGTAAGAAAGTAAGACCAATAGCTTGCAAGAGTTTTGGGAAAGATGAGTATGAAGATGGATCAAAGGATGTGGTGCATGCCACTATTGAAAAGAGGAAGAAGGTTCTTGCTTTGCAAAGGGACCTACTTCAACAG ATTTcagaaagaaagaaactaatttcttCCATAGACAGTGACAATATTAGTAAACCAGAAGGGGGCAGTATTTCCTATGAACATGGCACCAATGGCAGAAGCCATTCTTTTGAGAACCAAAATGGTAACATTCTAGGCATTTATGGAGGCTTTGATGAATCTAACCAGGATGTTAGAGTCCCGCCTCCTGAACCGGCTTCGTTGAGGCTGGATTCACTACCAGCCTTCTTTACAAATGGAACTGAGAACTCAAGTCTGAAGGTTAAGAATCATGATGGTGTTATTGAATCAAGTTTGAAGAATATCACTAATGAATCTAATGAGATTGGGAGTGAAGGTGAAATAACGCAACCTTTGGCTGGGACCAATGTGATGAATGTTATAGTAGTTGCAGCAGAATGTGCTCCCTGGTCAAAAACAG GTGGACTTGGAGATGTTGTTGGTTCATTACCAAAGGCTTTAGCTAAGCGTGGACATAGGGTCATG GTAGTTGCGCCTCGGTATGGTAACTATATCGAACCCCAAGATACAGGAGTACGAAAAACATACAGAGTGGATGGTCAT GATATGGAAGTAAGATATTTCCAGGCCTACATTGATGGTGTAGACTTTGTTTTCATTGAAAGTCCAATGTTTCACAATCTGGAGCATAACATATATGCAGGAAGCAGATTg GATATTCTAAAGCGCATGATACTGTTTTGCAAGGCAGCTGTTGAG GTTCCGTGGCACGTTCCATGTGGTGGTGTTTGCTATGGAGATGGAAACTTGGCTTTCATAGCAAACGATTGGCATACTTCATTGCTGCCAGTGTATCTTAAGGCATACTATCGTGACCAGGGTTTGATGAAGTACACAAGATCAGTTCTCGTTATTCATAACATAGCTCACCAG GGTCGGGGTCCTGTTGATGATTTCTTCTATGTTGATTTAGCTGAACACTACACAGACCTTTTTAAACTATATGACCCCATTGGAGGTGACCACTTCAACATTTTTGCAGCTGGTTTAAAGAGCGCAGACTGTGTTGTCACGGTTAGCCATGGGTATTCATGGGAGCTTAAAACTTCTGAAGGTGGTTGGGGTTTGCATGGGATCATCAATGACAATGGATGGAAACTGCGGGGAATCGTGAATGGAATTGATAACAAAGATTGGAACCCTAAGTTTGATGTTCACTTGAAATCGGATGGCTACATCAACTACTCCCTCGAGACACTGCATACTGGAAAGCCTCAATGTAAAGCCGCATTGCAAAAGGAGCTCGGTTTGCCTGTTCGCGAGGACATTCCGGTAATCGGTTTTATCGGAAGGTTGGATCCGCAGAAAGGCATTGATCTCATAGCCGAAGCGGTTCCTTGGATGATGGGTCAGGATGTGCAACTAATCATGTTGGGATCTGGAAGACCGGATTTGGAACAAATGCTCCGGAATTTCGAGAATCAACACAATGACAAGATCCGCAGTTGGGTTGGTTTTTCCGTGAAGACTGCTCATAGAATAACTGCAGGAGCAGACATATTGCTCATGCCATCAAGATTTGAGCCATGTGGATTGAACCAACTCTATGCCATGGCTTATGGAACAGTTCCTGTTGTGCATGCTGTTGGAGGATTGAGGGACACAGTGAAGCCTTTTGATCCCTTCAATGAAACAGGACTTGGATGGACATTTGAAAGTGCAGAATCAGGCAAGTTGATACATGCATTAGGGAACTGCTTATTGACCTATAGAGAGTATAAGGAAAGCTGGGAAGGGCTTCAACGGCGAGGAATGACGCAAGATCTTAGTTGGGATAACGCAGCGCAGCAGTATGAGGAGGTGCTTCTTGCTGCCAAGTACCAGTGGTAA
- the LOC130975827 gene encoding protein DMP9-like, whose product MEPTQQEVGIKVYNATPAPSHDDTRNSSGPVTLPVMPPETVRKNRRAIMAKGVQKTLNKTSLLGNFLPTGTLLTFEMVLPSIYKNGQCSHVHSMMTHVLLTICSLSCFFFHFTDSFPGPDGNIYYGFVTPKGLSVFKPGIPVQVPKDEKYKVSFTDFVHAFMSVLVFVAIAFSDHRVTNCLFPGHEKDMDQVMESFPLMVGVICSGLFLVFPNFRRGIGCMSA is encoded by the coding sequence ATGGAACCAACCCAACAAGAAGTTGGAATCAAAGTTTACAATGCAACTCCAGCACCGTCCCATGATGATACACGCAATTCTTCCGGCCCAGTCACTCTTCCGGTGATGCCTCCAGAGACTGTCCGGAAGAATCGCCGTGCCATCATGGCAAAGGGTGTCCAGAAGACACTCAACAAGACTTCATTACTCGGAAACTTCCTCCCAACGGGAACACTCCTCACATTCGAGATGGTCCTTCCATCAATCTACAAGAACGGACAATGCAGTCACGTGCACAGCATGATGACCCACGTGCTCCTAACCATATGTTCACTCTCATGCTTCTTCTTTCACTTCACGGACAGTTTTCCCGGGCCTGATGGAAACATTTATTATGGTTTCGTGACCCCGAAAGGACTGTCCGTGTTCAAACCGGGGATTCCGGTTCAAGTGCCAAAGGATGAGAAATACAAGGTTTCCTTCACGGATTTTGTGCACGCTTTCATGTCCGTGTTAGTGTTCGTGGCAATTGCTTTCTCGGATCATAGGGTTACTAATTGCTTGTTCCCTGGGCATGAAAAAGACATGGATCAAGTAATGGAGAGTTTTCCGTTAATGGTGGGAGTAATTTGTAGCGGTTTGTTTCTTGTGTTTCCCAATTTCAGACGTGGAATTGGATGCATGTCTGCGTAA
- the LOC130973739 gene encoding defective in cullin neddylation protein AAR3 isoform X1, with amino-acid sequence MDASRIDIFEIYRRFSDIKSGHGFVVGDEGYRQDSDIQKAKLSREALTQLSKLVESRVSTGATIFDELSILMSRLELVADFSEFTRFYDFVFFMCRENGQKNISVSRAVTAWKLVLAGRFPLLHQWCDFVKKNQRYNISEDTWQQVLAFSWCTRDNLDGYDPEGAWPVLIDDFVEHMYSILPCSISGSCYDNSSFRCNCGDPESKPCVFKDTLPELRSISSLKRKLPEDTGKSNMEYSNMSEDLVSSNCKRSRAHDTVDWEDNPPGNTTEDCMETSRQNSPLCSSKSPCAVEGCLSKGFAGLFSASSYVQFGRERRASFR; translated from the exons ATGGATGCATCTCGGATCGATATATTTGAGATTTATAGAAGATTCTCCG ATATAAAATCAGGACATGGATTTGTTGTTGGAGATGAAGGGTACAGGCAGGACAGTGACATTCAGAAAGCTAAGCTTTCAAGGGAGGCATTGACACAGCTCTCCAAGTTGGTTGAGTCCAGAGTTAGTACAGG GGCAACAATTTTTGATGAACTTTCAATCCTCATGTCACGGTTGGAGTTGGTG GCAGACTTTTCAGAATTCACTCGGTTCTAtgattttgttttcttcatgtgtcGCGAGAATGGTCAAAAGAATATTT CTGTAAGCAGGGCAGTAACTGCTTGGAAATTAGTTCTTGCTGGGCGCTTTCCACTGCTTCATCAATGGTGTGACTTTGTTAAG AAAAATCAACGGTACAACATCTCCGAGGATACTTGGCAGCAGGTTCTAGCTTTTAGCTGGTGTACACGCGATAATCTGGACGGGTATGATCCTGAAG GTGCTTGGCCTGTTTTAATAGATGATTTTGTTGAGCATATGTACAG TATATTACCCTGCAGTATATCAGGATCATGCTATGATAATTCCAGCTTTCGTTGTAACTGTGGTGATCCAGAATCCAAGCCATGTGTTTTCAAGGACACACTTCCTG AACTAAGAAGTATTTCCAGCCTGAAGCGGAAATTACCTGAGGACACAGGGAAAAGTAATATGGAGTATTCAAATATGTCTGAGGACTTGGTTTCTTCAAACTGTAAAAGAAGTAGAGCTCATGATACAGTGGATTGGGAGGACAATCCGCCAGGGAATACAACAGAGGACTGTATGGAAACAAGTAGACAAAACAGTCCCTTGTGCTCATCTAAGTCCCCGTGTGCTGTTGAAGGTTGTCTATCGAAGGGATTTGCAGGACTATTTTCGGCTAGTTCCTATGTGCAGTTTGGTAGGGAAAGGAGGGCTTCTTTTAGATGA